TCTATTTACATCACAATTAAGTTACATTAACAATAGCAAAGACGTTTTGTTAGCACCGTTACCTGGAGGTTATGCGGAGACTGGTACCGATTTCCTTGGAATAAGCAAGTATTCGTTGCATCCTCAGCTAGCGTTAGAGTTTTTACAATTCTTAGTATCTCCTAAAGTACAAGAAATAGCTTTTCTGAAATTCGGTAAATTCCCTATTTCAAAGCAAGCATTTATATCATTAATAAGTAATACATCACTACCTGCATATCAAAGAGAATGGCTACAAGAAACCTATAGGGCCGCTTTAAACGCATCGGCAAATCCGCCTAACATACCTCCAACTTATCCAGAATTAATACCGAGTTTTAATAATGATGTGTTCCAATTCCTAACTTCTCCTCAGTATAATGCCACTTATGCTATGCAAATATTACAAGAAGCTGCAAATTCATGGATAAAAGCTGTGTCTCAGTCATAAAAGTTATTATTTTTTATTTTCATACTTTTTTGATAGTGCTTGATCAAACTTAGGAATGTTACTAAATTCTTCGGGAACTTTAAAGCTATAGATGATGTTAGCCTTGATATAGAGAAAGGAGAGTTCTTTATCGTATTAGGCAGATCTGGTTCTGGAAAGACCACTCTATTAAGACTTATAGCTGGTTTAGAAAAGGTAAGTAGCGGGAAAATCTATATTGAAGATAATGATGTTACAGATTTACCTCCTTCTAAAAGGGATGTAGGAATGGTTTTTCAAAATTATGCATTATATCCTAATAAAAAAGTTTTCGAAAATATGATGATTGCATTAGAAAATCTAAATATTAGCAAAAATGAGAAAGAGAAGAGAATTTTGGAGATAGCTAAGGAACTAGATATAGAAAATTTACTAGATAAGTATCCTAATCAACTATCTGGGGGTCAACAACAGAGAGTTGCCATAGCTAAAGCTCTTGTTAAAAGACCCAAGGTAATGTTAATGGATGAACCTCTATCTAATTTAGATGTACAACTCAGATATTCAGCTAGAAAGTTAATAAAGAGGATTCAAAGGGAATTTGATATAACAACCATATACGTTACTCATGATTCTAATGAAGCATTAGCGATAGGGGATAGAATATGCGTAATAGATAGAGGAAAGGTGATGCAAGTTGGTAAACCAGAAGAGATTTACGAGAATCCCGCTAACGAGATAGTTGCTTCATTAATAGGAAGTCCTCCAATGAGTTTCCTTAAAATTGACGGAAAAGTGATAGGAGTTAGACCAGATAATGTAATTTTAGGAGATGGACCTTATGAAGGTATTGTAAGTAATTGTGAGTTCTGGGGATCTTATTATTTAATTTATATAGAGTATAATGATAATGAGATTAGAGCGTTAAGTAAGGTTAGAATAAGGGAAGGCTCTAAGGTTAGGTTTAACCTTATGAACTACAAGGTGTTTGAGAATGAGGGTTAAATACTCCTTACCTTACTTAGTTTACATAACAATATTTGGAATAGTACCATTATTTTTGACGTTCATAATTGTAGGATTAAATATAAATTCCATTAAATCTGTTTTTACAATTGCAAATCCTTTACAAATAATTTATAATACTTTCTATTTCTCGTTATTTACTGCATTAGTCTCAACTGCTTTAGGATATATATTAGCGGTAACAGTTGATATGTATCCTAAGAAGTACATAATACTTTTAGCTTTACTACCATTTACTATACCCTTTACCTCTTCAGCATTGATTTGGGTAATAAGCTTTTACGGAGGTTATGGATGGTTTACCTATTTCCTCGGTTTAAATTATGATCCCCTATATTTCTCTAAGACAGCCTTGACTGCTGTAAGTCTTGTAAGTGCATGGAGTTCAGTTCCCTTAGCTTTCCTACTTATATTAGCATCATTAAGGAGTGTTCCTAATGAGGTGAAGGAATCAGCTCAAATTGACGGTCTTTCTGTCTCACAGTATTACCTTAATGTAGCCTTTCCCTATGCCTTAAAGGGGATATTAATAGCCTTTTTAATTAATTTCGTATTATCGATGGGTAACTTTGATTTACCTTACGTTATGACTCAAGGAGGTCCAGGGTTTTCTACAACTACATTACCATTAATGGTTTATTTTATGATGTTTCAATATGATAATTTCGCTGGGGGCGCATTCTTTGCTTCTATATTAGCGTTAATTGCGTCAATTCCAGCTATAGGTGTTGCAATGTTAGTGAAGAAAAAAGGGTTTAAAATAAGCTTACCTCCAATTAAAATTCCAGATAGAATTTTCAAGCCATTAATGCTAGTTATATCAATTATAATTATAATTTTCTTAGATTTTCCAGTTTATTGGATGATATTAGTAGCGTTCAGGCCTAATAATCTTGATTTCGTTAAGCCGCCAATTTTACTACCAAGGTCCTTTGACTCTTCTTATTTTATATCTTCGTTGGAATCTTCAGTTCCATATATGATAAGTTCCTTAGTTGTTTCTCTTTTAGTAGGTTTAATAACAATATTATTTTCCAGCCTAGGAGCCTATGAAGGAGCGAGAAAACTATGGTTTTGGCTACTAATTTTGTCTATATACTTATATGCTTTACCCTCAACATCGTATATAATTCCAGTTTACTTAATAGTAGCAGACACGCACTTAATAAACACTTGGCTTGGCTTAGCACTACCCTCTGCCATATTTACCGTTACTTTTGCTTTTTGGACCATGTTCAGTTTTTACATAGATTTTCCTAAAGTTTACGAAGAGGCAGCAGAGGTTGACGGTATGAAGAACAAAATGCTTAGGTTAATATTACCCCTTTCAAGACCTTTTTTAATAGCAAGCTTTATAATTTCATTCATATTTGCATGGCATTTATTGTTCTATCCATTAGTACTGAGCGAAACCCCTTATAATATGGCTTTTCCTCCTAGTGGAAGTGAGACCATAACAATATTTGCTCTAAACGCTATAAGTCAAGGGTCAGTAAACTGGGCTCTTTTAGCATCTTCAGCCTTAGTAGCAGCATTACCAGTTATAATAATCTCTTATATAGCGCAAGACTATATGCTAAGGGGTCTATATAGCGGAGGGGTTAAAGGGGTTTAAGTTAGAATTAGATTTTCCTAGGTTCCCTTACTTTACCCCCTAAAATTGAAAAGATTATTGATAATGTAATAATGACTGAGGATACTAGAAAAGCAAAATGTAAGCCATTAACGAATGCTGAACTCACATCGCCATTTAGGGTGTTAGTCCCCAAAAATATCTCGAAAGCAACATATCTAGGGACGACTAAAGTAGCAACTGTTATACTTAAGACATAACTTAAAGTAGTCCCAATACTTCCTAAAGTTCTCGTTAAACCAGAAATAGAACCGTAATACTCCTTAGGAGCATTATACATTATTGCCGTAGCGTTAGCTGGCCAGAACATTGCTGAGCCTATTCCAGTAATTCCACTTATCAGCAAGATAATATAATACGAAACAGTAGGCGTTAATAAAAAGTAATATAAAATTAATGATATTAAGATAAATGTGAGTCCTATTCCTGCTATTAATCCAGGTTTACCCCTATCTGCAATTTTTCCCATGAAAGGTGCTAGAACGCTTGCAATTACATAACCTGGCGTTAATAATAAAGAACTATCTAAGGGTGACAATCCTCTAACTCCTTGTAGATACATAATTAGTAAAAACGTTAAAGCTAGTGCGCCTATACCTTGGAGAAAACTTGCCAATAAGGAGAATGACAATAATCTTATCTTAAATACCTTAATGTTTATCATGGGGTATTTAACCTTCATTTCGTTGAATAGGAATACTGGAAGCAAGATTAACCCAATTAATATCTCTATTATATATAAAATGGAAACACCAGAAGCTGCAACGAATATTAATCCCAATGATAGTAACGTTAAAGATAAACCTAGTAGAATTGCCCCGCCAATGTCAAGTTTAGTATTTACCTTATTTATGTCCTTAATACTAATTACTCCTAAGATTACTGCAATAAATCCTATGGGGACGTTAATGAAAAATATGTATTCCCATCCCAGGAAAGTAGTTAATATGCCTCCTAATACTATCCCTAAAAGCGCTCCTATATTCCATCCTAGGCTAGTAATCCCGTATGCTCTACCTCTACTATTAGGTGGAAATATATCAGCAATTATTGCTGAGCTATTAGCAGTTAGCATAGCTCCTCCAATTGCTTGGAGAATTCTAAATCCTATTAACATAAGAATGTTTGTTGAAAAACCACATAATGCAGAAGCTAAAGTAAATATTACAAATCCTAAATTGTATATTTTGCCTCTTCCTACTAGATCACCTATTCTTCCAGTTTGGGTTGAAAGTATTGAAAGGACTAATAAATAAGCTAAGAGTACCCAAATTGAGGTTAATAAATCAGTATGTAATGACAATGTTATCGTAGGTAGTGCGAGTAAAACTATTGTAGTATCTACTGCAGCCATTAGGGTTCCTAAAGTAAGTACAATAAGGACTAGGTTAGTGTTCATGCGTTATCAGTCTCTAATCTCTTTTAAAAATCTTACTTAATAAATAGTTAATTAAACGACTATTAGATTTTTGATTT
The genomic region above belongs to Saccharolobus caldissimus and contains:
- a CDS encoding MFS transporter yields the protein MNTNLVLIVLTLGTLMAAVDTTIVLLALPTITLSLHTDLLTSIWVLLAYLLVLSILSTQTGRIGDLVGRGKIYNLGFVIFTLASALCGFSTNILMLIGFRILQAIGGAMLTANSSAIIADIFPPNSRGRAYGITSLGWNIGALLGIVLGGILTTFLGWEYIFFINVPIGFIAVILGVISIKDINKVNTKLDIGGAILLGLSLTLLSLGLIFVAASGVSILYIIEILIGLILLPVFLFNEMKVKYPMINIKVFKIRLLSFSLLASFLQGIGALALTFLLIMYLQGVRGLSPLDSSLLLTPGYVIASVLAPFMGKIADRGKPGLIAGIGLTFILISLILYYFLLTPTVSYYIILLISGITGIGSAMFWPANATAIMYNAPKEYYGSISGLTRTLGSIGTTLSYVLSITVATLVVPRYVAFEIFLGTNTLNGDVSSAFVNGLHFAFLVSSVIITLSIIFSILGGKVREPRKI
- a CDS encoding ABC transporter ATP-binding protein — translated: MIKLRNVTKFFGNFKAIDDVSLDIEKGEFFIVLGRSGSGKTTLLRLIAGLEKVSSGKIYIEDNDVTDLPPSKRDVGMVFQNYALYPNKKVFENMMIALENLNISKNEKEKRILEIAKELDIENLLDKYPNQLSGGQQQRVAIAKALVKRPKVMLMDEPLSNLDVQLRYSARKLIKRIQREFDITTIYVTHDSNEALAIGDRICVIDRGKVMQVGKPEEIYENPANEIVASLIGSPPMSFLKIDGKVIGVRPDNVILGDGPYEGIVSNCEFWGSYYLIYIEYNDNEIRALSKVRIREGSKVRFNLMNYKVFENEG
- a CDS encoding ABC transporter permease subunit, encoding MRVKYSLPYLVYITIFGIVPLFLTFIIVGLNINSIKSVFTIANPLQIIYNTFYFSLFTALVSTALGYILAVTVDMYPKKYIILLALLPFTIPFTSSALIWVISFYGGYGWFTYFLGLNYDPLYFSKTALTAVSLVSAWSSVPLAFLLILASLRSVPNEVKESAQIDGLSVSQYYLNVAFPYALKGILIAFLINFVLSMGNFDLPYVMTQGGPGFSTTTLPLMVYFMMFQYDNFAGGAFFASILALIASIPAIGVAMLVKKKGFKISLPPIKIPDRIFKPLMLVISIIIIIFLDFPVYWMILVAFRPNNLDFVKPPILLPRSFDSSYFISSLESSVPYMISSLVVSLLVGLITILFSSLGAYEGARKLWFWLLILSIYLYALPSTSYIIPVYLIVADTHLINTWLGLALPSAIFTVTFAFWTMFSFYIDFPKVYEEAAEVDGMKNKMLRLILPLSRPFLIASFIISFIFAWHLLFYPLVLSETPYNMAFPPSGSETITIFALNAISQGSVNWALLASSALVAALPVIIISYIAQDYMLRGLYSGGVKGV